A genomic segment from Xyrauchen texanus isolate HMW12.3.18 chromosome 21, RBS_HiC_50CHRs, whole genome shotgun sequence encodes:
- the si:ch211-132b12.7 gene encoding CLOCK-interacting pacemaker isoform X2, producing MRQFGRGRERERDTDTGSDSLQTDADDQQRSVNEPQGHKGLGGAEKCPLQGSHLLVSGTSELTPIFIIKNVVLKQPGQSGQKHILPPSLSWGGGASSNQGSTHVLLLQQPGINQSAPLHIVKPQPQRTESKGVKKIKNTYLPILNSYPRIAPHPCKKNPEKPSVSRGGNTEDHILSKRVCTEEKRDEVSTTTEAPKQHPQKHPENNMMFHSHSLSRSLSTGCETLLSSHQHRSPCHSSSPSPSLSVSSPSVSSTQTLSPPSSNDLNPPLTQARKESHKHRQGTDANSGKGSSTLKGTARHRRFLNTVEILSQSGLLDITLRTQDLLRLNASTERDIAQLRQHVQLLCQAAQAGADSSVAWEKLHQVMAESGHYPSLKCLPKDSNDGGDQSQSKVEVEVATSTKPDTPVIYGYGINGTEVVAPPSPILAPLTDAEWLSTGQHYDSTGIPEQGRAHRGIASSVEEHIMPPDSSTHGNLL from the exons acaCTGGCTCAGACTCCTTGCAGACAGATGCAGATGACCAGCAGAGAAGTGTGAATGAGCCTCAGGGCCACAAGGGTTTGGGTGGGGCAGAGAAATGCCCCCTACAGGGAAGCCACCTCCTGGTGTCCGGGACCTCTGAACTCACTCCCATATTCATTATTAAGAACGTGGTGTTGAAGCAG CCCGGGCAGTCTGGTCAGAAGCACATCCTTCCACCATCTCTGTCATGGGGTGGAGGTGCTTCAAGCAATCAGGGTTCCACCCACGTTCTTTTGCTGCAACAGCCTGGGATCAATCAGAGTGCCCCATTGCACATCGTCAAACCACAGCCGCAGAGAACCGAGAGCAAGGGTGTAAAGAAGATCAAAAACACTTACCTCCCAATTCTTAACTCATATCCTCGAATCGCACCACACCCATGTAAGAAAAACCCAGAGAAGCCTTCAGTCAGCAGGGGAGGTAACACAGAGGATCACATCCTAAGTAAGAGAGTATGTACGGAGGAGAAGCGAGATGAGGTGTCCACCACCACGGAAGCACCCAAGCAGCATCCGCAAAAACATCCAGAGAACAACATGATGTTTCATTCGCATTCCCTCTCACGATCGCTGTCCACGGGCTGTGAGACTCTTCTGTCTTCTCACCAACACCGGAGCCCGTGCCATTCATCTAGTCCCTCCCCCTCCCTCAGTGTGAGCTCACCATCGGTCTCAAGCACTCAGACTCTTTCGCCGCCCTCTTCCAATGACCTGAATCCACCTCTTACCCAGGCCAGAAAAGAGTCACATAAGCATCGCCAAGGAACGGATGCCAACTCTGGAAAAGGATCAAGCACCCTCAAAGGAACAGCACGGCATCGACGCTTCCTTAACACAGTGGAGATCCTGAGCCAGTCAGGACTGCTCGACATCACCTTGAGGACACAGGATCTGCTGCGGCTAAATGCCTCCACAGAGCGAGACATAGCCCAGCTCCGCCAACATGTCCAGCTACTTTGCCAGGCTGCCCAAGCGGGAGCTGATTCGTCTGTGGCCTGGGAGAAGCTCCATCAGGTCATGGCTGAGTCTGGGCACTATCCCAGCCTCAAGTGCCTACCTAAAGACAGCAATGATGGAGGGGATCAGTCTCAATCAAAGGTTGAGGTAGAGGTAGCCACCAGCACCAAGCCTGATACTCCTGTCATATATGGATATGGAATTAATGGGACTGAAGTGGTGGCACCCCCATCTCCTATCCTAGCTCCATTGACTGATGCAGAATGGCTGTCGACAGGTCAGCATTATGATAGCACCGGTATTCCTGAGCAAGGTAGAGCTCACAGAGGAATAGCCAGTTCAGTGGAAGAGCATATAATGCCTCCAGACAGCTCAACACATGGAAACCTGCTTTAG